The Sus scrofa isolate TJ Tabasco breed Duroc chromosome 4, Sscrofa11.1, whole genome shotgun sequence genomic sequence TCTGTGGTTCTAAGTACCTACTGACTTCCCAGCTTCGTTCCCTTCCCCCGTGTGGTTATTTAACATTATACATGAAAGTGATGTATCTGTGCTGTTTTCCACAGCTCACTAGCTTTAACATTTTCGACTCCGTCCAATAGAAacggaaaaaaatgggcaaacacACCAGCTCGTTTTCCCTCACATCTGACTTTTCACTGCAGGTGGACAGAATATTTGTATTCTGTTCTGCATCGTAATTCAGTTTCTTAATCCTCCCAGGTTCCCTGTGCTGAGCAGTTTAATTTGTAGTCTATGCAGACTGTGGTCAGTGCTCTGGGCTGACCTTGGGGGGCCTCCGGGCAACTCACACCCAACCACACGCCTCTTCCCCCGCAGGCGCCGTGACATGCATGTGGATGAACGAACAGTGCAGCAGTGTCATCACGGGAGGTGAAGACAGACAGATAATCTTCTGGAAGTTGCAGTATTAAGTGCCTTTTCCTCGAGTATTATTGAGCTCTAATGTTTAAGCCAAACTTAAATGACTATTTAAAAGTGAATGTGCAATGATAGTCATCAGACGTTTTACACATGAGAAACTTGTGGCTTAAACTTCACAAATCATGGTGACTTCACTGAAGGCCACTAGTTGTCATCCTCTAAAGCAGATGAAGACGTGACAGCAGTGGCGAGAAAACAGGTGGTCAGCCCAGGATTCCAACAGAAGACAGGTTTGGGTGGCAGAGCCAGTAGCTTAGATCCTAAAGCCAGCTGGGGAAATTTCCAGAAAGCACTGAACTTGAGGATTTTCCAAGAAAATGTGAGTATTCTCTGCTACTGCTGAGTCAGTGTTACGTCTTCCTAATCACAAGCACTGTTCATCAGGTTTGGGGGTGTGTGTTTTCATGGAGTGGTTACTTTCTATAACCTCTTGTCCCCAGGTTCTAAGAACCTGGGGAAGGATTAGCAGTTCTTATAACAGTTCACTGTCTATAGGAACAGTTTTTCATGATAGCTATTATATGCTCATCTTTTCTatggtattaaaaatatttttctgtaatatttttctgaaatgaaagcagttttcattttcttatttaaatgactTACTACAAAGTACTAGGAACTCCCATGTAGTGATCCTTCTAGAAAACCGTATGTCGTGTGCATGTCATTCTCATACTTTGGGAACTGTCCTCAGACCCACATCCAGACAGCAAGATAAGAGACTCAGAAACACGGCTTGGCTGGCTTGTCTAAATTTCAGACCAGGTAAGCTGTGAGGCAATAGCACCGACTTTCTTTTATATTCAACCTCTGAACCACAGAAATTACGTGACTTAAATTTCCCACCCTCTTTAAACACTGTACGTCATCTTGAATGTTAAACATGCCTTGGCCTGGGTGTCGCTGCTGGGAATCAACAGGGCCCTGGAGGCCTCTGGTGTATCTGGGCTCCCCAGCTGGCAGCCCTTCTCCCGACACTCAGACCCTCAGCACGGAAAGGCTTTTCTCAGGCGCCTGCCTCTCCCACAGGCCTGATGTTTCCAAATGATTCAAAACCAGactaaaatttaactttatttttaattaaaataggcaGAAACCAACAAAGAAAGGATGAAGAAGTGCCATTGTCATTTTGTTTACAGAGAAGTCGGGAAATAGAACAGCTGATCAGGAAAACATTCCAAGCCCGTCCCAAAGCAGCTAGGATACAGGTTTATACATAAATGCCAACATTGGCTATTATCCCACTTGTCTACAGATGAAAAAGGGAGTTGAGGTTTGTCCTACTTAGTACaagaatttttacatttaatagaTATATAGTGACTCATTTCTCAGAAAGTGATAACTAGTAAGTGTCAGAAGAAAGAAGTTGCCATTACACAATGACTAGAAAATCTCAGATGCAACTAGGCAGCTATGCTGAGTAAGCTCAGCTACATTATGTAGCTGATGTAGCTATATGTACATTACACTGTTCTGGGCTAGTGTGCATTTCAGCTGAAGAACTGCATTTGGGGTTTTAGAAAGGCAGCAAGAGTAAGTTTGGCTTTCATTCTAGATGCTTAATGTAGTTAAGGCGACAGTTCAAGCAGAGTAAGTAAAGGTAGTTGAAAGGTAACGATATTCACTACACCTGCTGCAGCTTACAGCCACTGTGATGCCTCCATGGAATGAAACCCACATTAGGTTACTTAACTggtgtgtttacacacacacacacacacacacacacacagggaaaagAAAGTAATCCTTCTAAATGTGCTAGAGAACACAGTACAAATGGAAAATACACCCTAGACTTGAAGTACTAGGAACAGCAATGCTTGATGCCTAGGCAACGGTGAGGGGTTCTACACACAGCCGAGCTTGCGCCAGGCGTCCTAATCTAATCCCATGGCTTGAAAGAGCATCAGGTTTCCAGTAAAGAAACTAAGCTACAAAAGTTTCAGTAAATCAAAGTTTTCACCTCTCTGAAACTAGGCTAAGGCTACAACTATCTTGAAGTCTGAACAAGACATCAGATGAAACAGTTAAGAGGCCAGCCTGCCGGAACAGGAAGGCCCTCGCGCAGCATATGCTCTCTGGCTCCTCGAAAGCTTCATGTGCATAAGAGAAAGTGAAGTCACTGAAGAGGTCGCATGGAGAAGCTTGGCaccgtttccactgtgctgctgCGACTCTTAGACCTCAGGGATGGTGTGATCCATCAGGCTTTTCATGATGCTGGGTGCCATCCTACAAGAGAGTCACTGTCATTAACTACTGAAgtttgggattctttttttcaaaaaggttACATGTTGGTCTAAGAAAACTTCAATTCAAGGGATGGAAAgcaaggtgtttttgttttttggtcttttcgtcttttaagggccgaactagtggcatattgaagttcccaggctagaggtcgaatctgagctgtagctgctggcctacaccacagctcttggcaacgctggatccttaacctactgagcgaggccagggattgaacctgcatcctcatggatactagtcggattcgtagccactgcaccacaacaggtactccaaggttggttccccccaccccatgagtTCAGATCCAAAGGGTCTCAGGTAATCTAGCTGTTTGCAAATACCCAGTATGAAAAGCTATTGGTATCCTGGCCAGTATAGTTTCACAAAATACAGGTTAAGTCCTTGTATATATTACAGTGGTTATTAGTTGCAGAGACATGTGGGGGAGTTGTCACGGGTTTAGGAGAAGTGAGCTCCTGAAGGGTTAGTCCTAATGAGGACTGCCCCCCGCCCATGTGGGCTGCGCTCTACCCAGCAgcttgatttcttcagttttaCTGCCATGTGCAGGGAGGAGCCCtggtttggggcgggggggggcagaaaGCACCCTTTATGAGCCACGAGCAGATCCTACTAGTCAGGGAAGCTGTAGGCAGTTTCTCGGCAACTGAACTGAGCCTGCCCACCCCTCTGCTCCTGGTCCTCCTGCTTGTAGGAAATGTCGGAATTCAGAACCTGGACTTTCCAGATAGGAGAAGCTATGAGGGGTCGACCTGATTTAAATGATTTACTAAAATTTTCTACATTATGCCAATGTCATCTGTTGAGAATTAATTTAAGCACAGTGCTTCTATGAAGTCAGATGGTCTGCTTACCGTTTAATAATATGTTCGAAGATAAAAGCAGGCATGATTGTGATAGTGATGACATTCCCAGCTGTTGACAGTATGTCTGCAATCTGAGAGTCCTGTTGAAAACACAAAATTCTATTCAAGcttcattaaatatattcttGCTGAAGAAACATGTTAAATGTCTCTAAAACCCTGACTCTTGGTATGTATATATGAACTGGTAAGTAAACGGACTGAATATCCACCAAGTCACTTTTTCATCACCTTTCCCCATATGCACCATTGATTGCATAGACCCCCCTGGTTAactgtttttgtgggttttttttttttttttttttttaggactgcatccttggcatacagaagttcccaggctgggggtcaaattggagctacagctgccagcctacaccacagctcatggtgacaccagatccttaacccactgagcaaggccagcaatcgaacccacatcctcatggatctgggttcattaaccactgagccacaatgggaaccccctctGTGTGTATTCTTAACCAAAGCTGATGAAGAAATGAGAAGGTCTTAATGAAAAACCTTTAGACCTCAAGCTAGTTTCATTTAGGCATTTGTGGAGGGAACAAACCATGAAGAAGTTCTTTCCTACAACTCCAGGACtgaacaaaacattcattcagaaTGTCAGCAGTTTTTAGTGCTCAGGTCTCCACAGAATTCTAGATCCAGGGCCCTGTTACAGAAACCCCAATTCTACACAGAGCACTGCCAGAGCCCATCTCCCCACTGAGCTGCTATATTCTGGTCACTATGAAGACAGCATcactgaaacaaatgaaaaaatgacaACTGCAGAACAAGACAAGTTCAGATGGTGACCTTTAGTCCAATGACATTCTGTCCATTGACCTCGCAGATGCTGTGTTCTGTGAGAAGGCCGTTTCTGGCTGCAGAACTGTCCTTCACTATGGAGGTGATCTTCCCGTTTTTGAAGATAAAGCCAACATGTCCAGTACTGTCCTTATGCATGGTAACTGTCCGTTCAAAGGGCCTGTAAGCATCATAGGTTCAGTTTAAAAACTTAATTCCAAGGTAAACATTTTAATGGCTTTGTTCTGCCATACTGGATATTTTGTTACAATAACCTCAGTGTTGTAAGAGCACCTTACTATTGTATAGTGCCAATTCTGTGCATTCATAGAACATCCTGGCATAAGATTTTTTATTCCTTGTGGTTCATGTAAAAGGAAATCTTAGACTTAACGCATTGGCTGTAGGTGGTTTATCAATATGCTTTTTCCTTCACTGTAACAACATTGAAAGAAGATCGGTGAACAAAAATCtgttaaaaagtgaatttttttttccgtctttttgccatttcgtgggctgctcccgcgtcatatggaggttcccaggcaaggggtcgaatcggagctgtagccactggcctacgccagagccacagcaacgcgggatccaagccgcgtctgcaaccgacaccacagctcacggcaacgccggatcgttaatccactgagcaaggccagggatcgaacccgcaacctcatggttcctagttggattcgttaactactgcgccatgacgggaactccaaaagtgaattaccttttaaaaatgaattaacttCACTGTTCTTAGGGTAATATTTTACTGATAAACCTTCCTAGTATTTCTCACGTCTTAATTTTGAAAACTCGTTGAGGGTATTTTTGCTAGTTTAAGAGGAGGTGTAGTAAGCAGTGAGACGGAAGGCTCTCAGGAGATTTGCAAGCTGCCTGTCTGCTCACAAGCTTGTCCCACCAGTTGCAGCTGCTGCGTTACTGCACAAAATACATGTTCTGTCATCAAAGGACAGTCCTAGCTTCTCCTAATCCAGGTTACTCTCTGAAGCTTTCCTTGGCTACAGAGCAGAAATGGCAGATACCTGCCTGTGTGAGAAGCAAAAACACAAAGGTAGATAAAACAGGTGTACCTGAGAGGATTAAAAACCCCAAAGCTTTTAATGTGACCAAGGCCCCCCTCGACACCTGTGAGGCTAGGAAGGAGATGCTCAATGAACTAAAAGGCTCAAGGCTGCATCCTTCCAGCCCAGAGGCACCCTGGGGTTTCTGAACCCCTGGCTCCAGGTGTGTCCACCCCCAGCAGGAACCCAGAAAGCGAGGCTAAAACACCTGCTTAGTGACTCTAACCTTGCATTTTCTACAGAACCAGATTAAGACAAAGTAACTTTCCAGAGGTGTATGCAAAACCAGAAATgttcaaaaaaatcaaaccacagaAGAAAAACCTACCCCACCCAACTCCAAGTTTAAAAGGCTAATACTACGTTTACAGAATCTCAAACACCCCAACTCTTGCCGCGTCCAGTCAGCTCACCGGTCCCGAATGGTCATGGTAATTTTCTCTCCAAAGGCTTGCTTGAGCACCTTGTGGGCCCGGTCCGAGCTCCAGCCTGCACAGTTCTCCCCGTTGATCTGGAGCACCTGGTCCCCGAATCGCAGCCCAACTAATGAGGCTGGAGAATTTGCCTGAACAAGCTGAACAAATATGCCCTGGAGAATAAGGAAGTCACTGGTCATTTACCACTGTTTAGGAATCCACCCTGGTAATTATAGAAAAAATTACATGTCTAATGTCATCCTCAAGAAAAATTTTATCAAGGCAATACCCTaagaaataggttaaaaaaaaaagtgagatctTGGAAATTTCTACCTCAAATCATGACCTATCTACCCCCCCTCAGTCACCCCCTCGGTCTAAATTAAATACAAGCTTCTGCGATTTATTTAGGGAGGAAGTGAGTAAAGTGTTATAAATTTTGTGATTtacagcccttttaaaaaaaatgatagtttatCTACTTGAGTCATATAATCACTTAAAACAGCCTATAAAAAAGATGAgcatggagctcctgtcatggctcagcggaaacgaatgtgactagacatacaggaggacacaggtttgatccctggcctccctcatgggctaaggatccagcattgctgtgagcggtggtgtgggccatagacgaggctcggatcccaaagcagctgtggcgcagaccaggagctatagctctgattggacccctagcctgggaaattccatgtgttgtgggtgtggccctaaaaagaccaaaaaaaaaaaaaaaaaaaccatcttcaATACCACTCCAGTTTAAGAACTGAACCCACATGGATAGTTTTACTTTGAGACTTATGTCTGTCAGTCTTATCACAGATGTTGAACAcaatacaaatacatataaaagagTAAGCCTGATGAACACAACAAAGTATCTCCAAGGCTAGCCAGCTCCATTCTCCCATTTCAAGCTGGGCTGGATGTGATCTCATGTGCCTTATTTCTGGAATGAACCTGAAAACGAGGCAGCTTCCTGCAAAAGTCAGGTCAAGGAGCTTCAGCCAAGCGGACACACGCAGTGCAAGGCTAACTGCTGTGGCGGATGGGCCGTGGAGAGCGTGGGTTCTTTCTCtgctggggagcagggggcacAGCATAAACTATTCATAgaagaggagggcagggcagtgaAGTCCAAGCTGCTCAGAGCCGACGTGTCTTGCCCAAACCACAAGTGTGCAAAAGACACGAGACCCTCACACCTCAGGGAGGCAGGCCGGCGGGCTGGGGCTTCCTGCCAAGACCAGCTACCTGCATCTTCGGCCAAGTGCCACAAAGACTGGGCACACACAGCAACAAGACCGAGCACTGAAAAGGAATCAAGTACTGCAGAAAACCACAGACACAGTACAGACCCAGCAGGTCCTCCACCATCCTAGATGCTTCCTCCGAGGGGCCAGTGTTAAGTTCTTCAGTCTGGTAGGGTAAGAGGTCCACTCACTGCTGCCCAGAAAATGCCATATTCAACTCAAATGTCCGAAAGCCAAGCCTGTACCGCCACATCTTGGCTTAGATGACCCTCATTTAGTTTATTTAGCTTATTACATATGAGACCACTGATTCTCACTGGTCAGTCTTCTCTCAACTTCCACGAGTGTTGCCTTAGCCAGAATTCTAACTGTATAAACTGTTATAATACCTGCAGACTTAGAACTTTATTCTAGGAAGAcaacttcaaaaaagaaaaatccactgAAAATAATATTGGAAGTCACAACTTTGCCTCTTCAGAATAGGGCATCTTGAGATTTAAAATACTGTCAATTATAGATACCATTATagttaaaacatttacattttaaattaacattgtTCCCTTAATATCCTCTAAGCTATTTAGACAAATTtaggtaaatattaaaaatacttacatTATCTACTGATTTAAGCCTGAGCCCAATTTTTCCATCTTGATCCTTACATAAAATGACTTCACGAATCCCTTGCTTAATTTCTGCTCTACGGATTCCAGCGTCATTACCAGTTACAGGAGCCACCATATAGTTCATGCTGGAAGGTCTTGCAACCAACTGCtgacaaaaacacaaatatatacaatatatacaaacagtctccctaaaaaaatctaaaaaatatattcagttgTGGTTTCACAAAATGTAATCTGCAAATTACTTCCTTCAGATAGTCTGATTTTTGCAAAAATGATCCTTTAAAAGTTTTGCCTCATGATGTTTAATGTGGACTTTGGCTTGTCTTCAACTCAAATGTATTATCCTTGAACTTTTATAAAGGCCATATCACACTGCTGAAATTCGCACAGCATCTTCCAGAGGGTTCTGTCATATGACCTCATCTTCAACAATCTACTTACCCTTTCAGAGTTTCTATAAAAAGGGTAACTTTAAATCCACTGTGAAGACTGAAAGAAAAGTGTACATCAGATGAGTGCTGACCCACACAAGACAAACATTTCTCACCTATGGATTAACCATCTCTGGACAAACCAGACTGCCCTAGAATAGCTGCCCCAGGGCTCAGTAAGGTACTGTTTCAAGATCctcatatttttcaagttttcttgaaGCACTGACCTACCTAATAACTGTGGTGCTCAGAGTAGCAATAATAGGGAAAACTACACATACATATACTGCAGACTGCAAATTGATTTGTTCAGAATTCATGGTAATTCCAACAGCACATTCTAAAGTTGATAACGCACAGCAACGCTACAAATTACAATACcagaaaatattgtttttaaggaATTACAAAGATTCAATGATTATAGGGGACTATAAATCAAGTAatgagatagaaaaagaaaaacataagaaaatgaatttagcTTAGCTGGAATATAGGACAAAAAGGAAGAGCTTTGGAGTGggttttccttttggaaaagtaattttttttttttttttttttttttgctatttcttgggccgcccctgcggcatatggagattcccaggctaggggtctaatcggagccatagccaccagcctacgccagagccacagcaacgcgggatccgagccacgtctgcaacctacaccacagctcacggcaatgccggatccttaacccactgagcaagggcagggaccgaacccacaacctcatggttcctagtcggattcgttaaccactgcgccacaacaggaactcctggaaaagtaatttttatttcttctagcaAGTATTCTCAAGAACTTACTACATGTTCTTCCACTGCGAGCATATGAGCAGCATCCTATGACCTTTGCCCCCTTGCCCATTCTGACAAATGACATGTGACAAGGGCTACTCTCACAACCTTCCAGATCAGCTCTGCTTCAGCTCCTGCCCTTCCACTAAccattctccacacagcagcaCAGAGATCAGATGATACCCCTGATTATCTTCCACAATGCAGACCCCAGTCCCTCACCACCACTAACCCTCCAGGGCCATCTGCCTCCACATTCTGCCTTGTCTGCCATCACCAAGGCCTTATCTTGGGTCTACAAGTTCTCTTCTGTACTTGGAGTTCTCTGTATGTACTGACGTGTGGCCAGCAAAGCATAAAACACTTAACATGGGTCTCTTAATAGACAATGTTGAACCTCAATTTTGTGAGGAATTGCATCTTTTAAGGGGAAACTACTCCATAAAGAAAAGTGTGGTTATACTGAGTGGTCGAAGGAGCAGGCAGCGCCAGGTATGAACCTCCTACCCATCACCTGCAAACCCACCAGTCCAGACTCCACTTGGACTGTGCAAAAGACACTGTCCTCTGTGGTTCCTGGCCAGCACCCTGAGAGGCACCAGAGGGAGACagggtggctgggggaggggcaggcgcCTGGCTCCTTCCTGTCTGCTCTGGCTTTGGTCCGCACTGCCTGGAGCTAGCCCTTCGCCCTGCCGGCAGCAGTGGATTCCATTCTCCAGACTTTACCACACCCCCAAATCAGACCTCCAAACCCCTCCGAGGTGACAGTACCCACAGCAGTGTCCCCTCCTCTGAGGCCCGGCTCACACCCTGAAACTCTAACCTCTGACCTGTCGTCAGAGAAACAGCTACTTTCTGCAGAGACATCTGtgttccatttttgttttaaatatttactatgatTTCTATTGTCCCAACTGGGCCCTGACTGATGTAAGCAAGTCTTCCATAAATTATTTGGTGAATAAATAAAGGCAGGTACTGTATCCAGCACTAGGATCATGGTGCATAGGCGTGGACCCTGTTGTCAGGAAGTTAAGTATTTCACTACAAGTGCTGTGGCCTTACAGCAATAATCTGAACAAAAGACAGACATTATATTTAAGCCAAGAATTTGGAGTCTAATTTCATGAAGCTTTAGACTTCAGAATGCTGAATCTAGGAGCAACTCAGTACTGCTGGAAAAGAGAAGTTACTAAAGGAAAAGTAAGAGTCTATTGTAATACTCTGGGTTAGAAGTACAGAAACCCTGAATAGGCGTATATATAGCAGGACTAGAATGGGAAACATGATAGAAACAGAATCACTAGGTCTCCGTAACTGGAGAATGGACTGGTCAAGGCATCTGAATCTTTAACTCCTAATAACTTAGAAAAGTAACAGCACAAAAGGAAGTAGACTATGTGAGAAGTGACATCCTGAGAAGAGGCCAACGCTAACATTATAAATCTTGGGGTTTGGCACAATGAGGAATTAGCTTCTATCTATGTGTAAAGTATGATTTTATGTAATTCAAAATTCATACATACCCCCTGAACTGGTGCTCCAGGGACCACGGCCATATTTGTAcgaatttcttcttcatttaaacTCAGGCCCATGTACTGAGAGAGCTCCGGATATAGTTTAGGATAgagatctaataaaaatgaatgaacagagaaagggaaaaaaaaacactggttGAAAATTCAAAAACTGTTGTTATGGACTTCTACTTGTactaaaaaattacatttaatttataaaatctagaataaatttaaattagctACTTGGAAAATTCCACTCTATCTCTGTAATGACAATTAGAAAtggataaaacagaaaaagttaCAGGTGAAAGTAAAATATGAAGACATTTGAACTGAAACCTCAGATTTCTAAGTACTcaagagtaaaaataatttttctaattatcttccctctccttttttttaagccTAGTTGATTAGGAATTTTGTAAAGATACCACTGATTCTCCAATTAAGAAGAagtgaccaggagttcccatcctggcacagcggaaagtaatgaggaaccatgaggtcgcgggttcaatccctggcctctctcagtgggttaaggatccagtgttgctgtgagctgtggtgtaggtcacagacatggctcggatatggcattgctgtggtgtaggccggaagctacaactccaattagacccctagcctgagaacctccatatgctgcgggtgtggccctaaaaagacaaaaaaaaaaaaaaaaaaaaaaaaaaaagaactgaccaAAATGTATACTGTCAAGTCAGCTGCTTTATAACTAAACAGCTATAAAATTATTCTTCtgaaccccaccaaaaaaaaatcaaagcttgtAAATTTATTTAGTGTCATATCATTTTAATTGTTAACTAAtgatggagttccagttgtggctcggtggttaacaaacccgactaatatccatgaggacttgggttcgatccctggccttgctctgtgggttaaggatctggcatt encodes the following:
- the SDCBP gene encoding syntenin-1 isoform X4, coding for MSLYPSLEDLKVDKVIQAQTAFSANPANPAILSEASVPVSQDGNLYPKLYPELSQYMGLSLNEEEIRTNMAVVPGAPVQGQLVARPSSMNYMVAPVTGNDAGIRRAEIKQGIREVILCKDQDGKIGLRLKSVDNGIFVQLVQANSPASLVGLRFGDQVLQINGENCAGWSSDRAHKVLKQAFGEKITMTIRDRPFERTVTMHKDSTGHVGFIFKNGKITSIVKDSSAARNGLLTEHSICEVNGQNVIGLKDSQIADILSTAGNVITITIMPAFIFEHIIKRMAPSIMKSLMDHTIPEV
- the SDCBP gene encoding syntenin-1 isoform X1 gives rise to the protein MSLYPSLEDLKVDKVIQAQTAFSANPANPAILSEASVPVSQDGNLYPKLYPELSQYMGLSLNEEEIRTNMAVVPGAPVQGLVARPSSMNYMVAPVTGNDAGIRRAEIKQGIREVILCKDQDGKIGLRLKSVDNGIFVQLVQANSPASLVGLRFGDQVLQINGENCAGWSSDRAHKVLKQAFGEKITMTIRDRPFERTVTMHKDSTGHVGFIFKNGKITSIVKDSSAARNGLLTEHSICEVNGQNVIGLKDSQIADILSTAGNVITITIMPAFIFEHIIKRMAPSIMKSLMDHTIPEV
- the SDCBP gene encoding syntenin-1 isoform X3, with the protein product MGTIMNEADEEWRRWSRSAQRGEQKNPAKMSLYPSLEDLKVDKVIQAQTAFSANPANPAILSEASVPVSQDGNLYPKLYPELSQYMGLSLNEEEIRTNMAVVPGAPVQGQLVARPSSMNYMVAPVTGNDAGIRRAEIKQGIREVILCKDQDGKIGLRLKSVDNGIFVQLVQANSPASLVGLRFGDQVLQINGENCAGWSSDRAHKVLKQAFGEKITMTIRDRPFERTVTMHKDSTGHVGFIFKNGKITSIVKDSSAARNGLLTEHSICEVNGQNVIGLKDSQIADILSTAGNVITITIMPAFIFEHIIKRMAPSIMKSLMDHTIPEV
- the SDCBP gene encoding syntenin-1 isoform X2, translated to MCKTCIEMDSLSLHMHKLLEDAVLQNGARRGGCRSQGCRRAEGKQDSTYRLERRAKCHPKNPAKMSLYPSLEDLKVDKVIQAQTAFSANPANPAILSEASVPVSQDGNLYPKLYPELSQYMGLSLNEEEIRTNMAVVPGAPVQGQLVARPSSMNYMVAPVTGNDAGIRRAEIKQGIREVILCKDQDGKIGLRLKSVDNGIFVQLVQANSPASLVGLRFGDQVLQINGENCAGWSSDRAHKVLKQAFGEKITMTIRDRPFERTVTMHKDSTGHVGFIFKNGKITSIVKDSSAARNGLLTEHSICEVNGQNVIGLKDSQIADILSTAGNVITITIMPAFIFEHIIKRMAPSIMKSLMDHTIPEV